In a single window of the Paenibacillus sp. MMS20-IR301 genome:
- a CDS encoding HAD hydrolase-like protein, whose amino-acid sequence MVKAVIFDLDDTLISEKEYIKSGYMHISNILHQKYGVHQETCYNDLLYIFNESPRKVFDRLLTSYEIDYMPEEIMGLISAYREHYPTISFYSDVLPCIQLLKNKGILTGVITDGYAFGQRQKLKVLNAESLFNEIIVTDELGRDYWKPHPRAFELMSSKLNVSFEDMTYVGDNPEKDFYISKLYPITTIRIHRKGVHQNKSYFEGILEHNSYNSLSDFAVTVT is encoded by the coding sequence ATGGTAAAGGCAGTTATTTTTGACCTTGATGATACATTGATTTCTGAAAAGGAATATATTAAAAGTGGGTACATGCATATTTCTAATATTTTGCATCAAAAGTATGGCGTTCATCAAGAGACTTGCTATAATGACTTGTTATATATATTTAATGAAAGCCCTAGAAAAGTGTTTGACAGACTGTTGACAAGCTACGAGATTGACTATATGCCTGAGGAAATAATGGGATTAATAAGTGCATATCGTGAGCATTACCCTACGATTAGTTTCTATAGTGATGTACTACCTTGTATTCAATTGCTAAAAAATAAAGGAATACTTACGGGGGTTATTACTGATGGATATGCATTCGGTCAAAGACAAAAGCTTAAGGTATTAAATGCAGAATCTTTATTTAATGAGATAATTGTTACTGATGAACTCGGCAGAGACTATTGGAAGCCCCATCCCAGAGCTTTTGAATTAATGAGCTCCAAGTTAAATGTTTCATTTGAAGATATGACATATGTAGGAGATAACCCTGAAAAGGATTTTTATATCAGCAAACTATATCCAATTACAACTATTCGTATACATCGCAAGGGCGTTCATCAGAATAAAAGTTATTTTGAGGGTATACTCGAACATAATAGTTATAATAGTTTATCTGATTTTGCTGTAACTGTAACATAA